A region from the Rubrivirga sp. SAORIC476 genome encodes:
- a CDS encoding asparagine synthetase B, with protein MRAYVLLFVALLALPAAAQDLLIPMDDAQADHLRAYGAVYVALDRGLDVDWLLNVRGGSFVVPAEADLQTELRARGVSFERVNGTQAVADAESPAANTSVVRLEKAPTIAVYAPDQTLPWDDAVLLALTYAEVPYETIYDADVLAGRLGEFDWVHLHHEDFSGQYGKFFSAYGATAWYQQQQQEAEASARAFGFAKVSQLKLAVAQAIRQYVVEGGFLFAMCSGADTFDLALAAAGLDIVPAEIDGDGQTPGVRGMLDYSGTLAFQDFHPELNVMEYEHADIDDPPPPALRNPLTDYFTLFEFSARWDPVPTMLTQNHVASVRGFMGQTTAFQPEMIKPGVVVLAKSPTTDAVRYLYGPAGQGFFAFYGGHDPEDYQHYVGDPPTDLSLHRNSPGYRLILNNVLFPAAKKQPQKT; from the coding sequence ATGAGAGCCTACGTCCTCCTGTTCGTCGCCCTCCTCGCCCTGCCCGCCGCGGCGCAGGACCTGCTCATCCCCATGGACGACGCGCAGGCGGATCACCTCCGCGCCTACGGCGCCGTCTACGTCGCCCTCGATCGCGGCCTCGACGTGGACTGGCTGCTGAACGTCCGCGGCGGGTCGTTCGTCGTCCCCGCCGAGGCGGACCTGCAGACCGAGCTTCGGGCGCGCGGCGTGAGCTTCGAGCGGGTAAACGGAACCCAGGCCGTCGCCGACGCCGAGTCGCCCGCGGCCAACACGTCGGTCGTCCGGCTGGAGAAGGCGCCGACCATCGCCGTCTACGCGCCCGACCAGACCCTCCCCTGGGACGACGCCGTCCTGCTGGCGCTGACCTACGCCGAGGTGCCCTACGAGACGATCTACGACGCCGACGTGCTCGCCGGGCGGCTCGGCGAGTTCGACTGGGTGCACCTCCACCACGAGGACTTTTCGGGGCAGTACGGCAAGTTCTTCTCGGCCTACGGCGCGACGGCCTGGTACCAGCAGCAGCAGCAGGAGGCCGAGGCATCGGCGCGAGCGTTCGGATTCGCGAAGGTGAGCCAGCTCAAGCTGGCCGTCGCGCAGGCCATCCGCCAGTACGTCGTCGAGGGCGGCTTCCTGTTCGCGATGTGCTCCGGCGCCGACACGTTCGACCTCGCGCTCGCCGCCGCCGGGCTCGACATCGTCCCGGCCGAGATCGACGGCGACGGGCAGACGCCGGGCGTCCGCGGGATGCTCGACTACTCCGGCACGCTCGCCTTCCAGGACTTCCATCCCGAACTCAACGTGATGGAATACGAGCACGCCGACATCGACGACCCGCCGCCGCCCGCTCTCCGCAACCCGCTCACGGACTACTTCACGCTCTTCGAGTTCTCCGCCCGCTGGGACCCCGTCCCCACCATGCTGACGCAGAACCACGTCGCCAGCGTGCGCGGCTTCATGGGCCAGACGACGGCCTTCCAGCCGGAGATGATCAAGCCCGGCGTGGTCGTGCTCGCGAAGAGCCCCACCACGGACGCGGTCCGCTACCTCTACGGCCCGGCCGGTCAGGGCTTCTTCGCCTTCTACGGCGGCCACGACCCGGAGGACTACCAGCACTACGTCGGCGACCCGCCGACGGACCTGTCGCTGCACCGCAACTCGCCCGGCTACCGGCTGATCCTCAACAACGTCCTCTTCCCGGCCGCGAAGAAGCAGCCGCAGAAGACCTGA
- a CDS encoding acyl-CoA thioesterase, whose protein sequence is MNELVLPNDTNTLGNLMGGRLLHFMDVCAAIAAQRHSNRTVVTASVDSVDFRAAVRLGEVVVLEAAVTRAFTTSMEVGIEVWAEDNATGERRHCNRAFYTFVAVDQSGRPIPVPPLAPETDEEQARYDAAARRRELRLVLAGRLRLDEADDLREHLNALPLDPPESEREPGG, encoded by the coding sequence ATGAACGAGCTCGTGTTGCCGAACGACACCAACACGCTCGGCAACCTGATGGGAGGGCGGCTGCTGCACTTCATGGACGTGTGCGCCGCCATCGCCGCCCAACGCCACTCCAACCGGACGGTCGTGACGGCGAGCGTGGACTCGGTCGACTTCCGCGCCGCGGTTCGTCTCGGGGAAGTCGTGGTGCTGGAGGCGGCCGTCACGCGCGCGTTCACGACCTCGATGGAGGTCGGCATCGAGGTCTGGGCCGAGGACAACGCGACGGGCGAGCGCCGCCACTGCAACCGGGCGTTCTACACCTTCGTGGCGGTCGACCAGAGCGGACGCCCGATCCCGGTGCCGCCGCTGGCCCCCGAGACCGACGAGGAGCAGGCGCGCTACGACGCCGCCGCCCGGCGCCGCGAGCTGCGCCTCGTCCTGGCCGGTCGCCTCCGCCTCGACGAGGCCGACGACCTCCGGGAGCACCTCAATGCGCTCCCTCTCGACCCACCGGAGAGCGAGAGGGAGCCCGGCGGCTGA